In Nostoc sp. GT001, a genomic segment contains:
- a CDS encoding choice-of-anchor I family protein: MALTQGDIATNNNSSILQKVGSFTSTNGAEISAFDSGSDRLFVVASSIVEIYNVSNTGTLTLAGSLTTGFTPPAGTQAIPNSVAVKNGIVAVAYAIQNTSTNAQQTGQVSFYNAANGNFLNSVAVGALPDMLTFTPDGTKVLVANEGEPNSYGQPNSVDPEGSVSIIDISGGVANATVAQASFTSFNSQIATLKAAGVRITGPGSTVAQDLEPEYIAVSPDGQTARITLQENNAIAILDIASATITDILPLGAKNYNLPGNGLDASDRDGKINIQNWPVFGLYQPDAIASFSANGQTYYITANEGDSRDYTGFSEEIRVGAAGYALDPTVFPNAATLKQNTNLGRLTVTNATGDTDGDGDFDRIEAFGARSFSIWDASGNQIFDSGDQFEQITATKVPTLFNSDGAADTFDTRSDNKGPEPEGVVVGVINNRTYAFIGLERTGDVIVYEVTNPNKPSFVQYINPPEDTAIEGLTFVSAADSPTGKPLLVTTAEVSKTVAVFEITPSVRISDIQGTAHISSFRNQTVSNVAGIVTVKASNGFYLQDPTPDNDNRTSEGIFVFTSSAPTVSVGDSVLVSGTVTEFRPGNDANNLTKTQITTPTIVTVSSGNDLPTATILGNGGRTIPTTVIDNDTIANIETGTTTFDPAQDGIDFYESLEGMLVQVNNPITTSPTANFGTSEEIWVLADNGANATGRTVRGGSLISASDFNPERIQIDDLNNSLVLPEVNVGTQLSTIVGVVDYSFNNYEVLVSAAPTVVQNSNIQKEVTNLTPSTNQLTIATYNVENLDPSDDQTKFNNLANRIVNNLKSPDIISLEEIQDNNGATNDNVVDASTTFQKLIDTITAAGGPTYQYRQINPVDDTNGGEPGGNIRVGFLFNPNRVNFVDRPGGTSTTNTTVTNVSGVPTVSNSPGLINPTNSAFTSSRKPLVGEFTFNGETVYVIGNHFNSKGGDQPLFGPNQPPTLSSETQRQQQATLVKNFVESILAIAPNANVVVAGDLNDFEFSNPVSTLESAGLTSLIETLPQNERYTYNFEGNAQTLDHVLVSNNLLNKLDGYDVVHINSEFADQDSDHDPSVARFNLPKNNAPTVVQPIDDQIISTNKAFSFNISNKFADVDPGDTLTYSATGLPTGSSIIANTGVISGTISQIGIFAVTVTAADAKGANVSDTFDLTVANNKATSGNDIIFVSELTGLNKYIVNALAGSDRVIGTNTSELIDGGTGNDYLDGKGGIDVLLGGDGNDTILGALGSDGLSGGNGNDRLIGWGGGTNEIDLLNGEQGTDTYVLGDATSVFYTSSRNNDYAEILNFQANDLIQLQGVANNYSLGSVRSAVGIFTNNGTELIAVVENGLNRNTNLATDTRFVFI, encoded by the coding sequence ATGGCTTTGACACAAGGCGATATTGCGACCAACAATAACTCCAGCATTTTGCAGAAAGTTGGCAGCTTCACCAGTACTAATGGAGCCGAAATATCCGCCTTTGATTCAGGAAGCGATCGCTTATTTGTGGTTGCTAGCAGCATAGTTGAAATTTATAATGTCAGCAATACAGGGACGCTAACCTTAGCTGGTTCTTTGACAACAGGATTTACGCCTCCCGCAGGGACACAAGCTATTCCCAACAGCGTTGCGGTGAAAAATGGTATTGTCGCAGTCGCCTACGCCATTCAAAACACCAGCACAAACGCCCAACAGACAGGACAGGTGAGTTTTTACAATGCCGCCAATGGCAACTTTTTGAACTCGGTGGCGGTGGGTGCATTACCCGATATGCTCACCTTTACGCCCGATGGCACGAAGGTATTAGTAGCAAATGAGGGAGAACCCAACAGCTACGGGCAACCAAATTCGGTAGATCCTGAAGGTTCAGTTAGCATTATTGATATTTCCGGTGGCGTGGCGAATGCAACCGTTGCCCAAGCCTCATTTACAAGCTTCAATAGCCAGATCGCCACACTCAAAGCCGCAGGTGTACGGATTACTGGCCCCGGCTCGACGGTGGCACAAGACTTAGAACCAGAGTATATTGCTGTATCTCCAGACGGTCAAACTGCACGCATTACCTTGCAAGAAAATAATGCGATCGCTATTCTGGATATTGCCAGCGCCACCATCACCGATATTTTGCCCCTTGGTGCGAAGAATTACAATCTCCCAGGTAACGGATTAGATGCTAGCGATCGCGATGGTAAGATCAATATTCAAAATTGGCCAGTATTTGGGTTATATCAACCCGATGCGATCGCTAGCTTCAGTGCCAACGGACAGACTTACTACATCACCGCCAACGAAGGAGATTCCCGCGACTACACTGGTTTTAGCGAGGAAATCCGGGTTGGCGCAGCCGGATATGCTTTAGATCCAACTGTTTTCCCCAATGCGGCTACCCTGAAGCAAAACACCAACCTGGGGCGGTTAACCGTTACAAATGCCACAGGAGACACGGACGGAGACGGAGATTTTGACCGCATCGAAGCATTTGGGGCGCGTTCCTTTTCGATTTGGGACGCAAGCGGTAATCAAATATTTGATAGTGGCGACCAATTTGAACAAATTACCGCGACCAAAGTACCAACTCTGTTTAACTCAGATGGTGCGGCTGATACATTTGACACCCGCAGCGATAATAAAGGGCCTGAACCCGAAGGCGTGGTAGTTGGAGTTATCAACAACCGCACCTATGCTTTTATTGGTTTAGAACGCACTGGCGATGTCATTGTCTACGAAGTGACAAATCCCAACAAGCCAAGCTTTGTTCAATATATTAACCCTCCTGAAGATACTGCGATCGAAGGATTAACCTTTGTCTCGGCGGCTGATAGTCCCACAGGCAAGCCTTTGTTAGTTACTACGGCCGAAGTCAGTAAGACGGTTGCGGTGTTTGAAATAACTCCATCCGTTCGGATTAGCGACATTCAGGGAACGGCACATATCTCATCCTTTAGAAATCAGACTGTCAGCAATGTAGCGGGAATTGTCACAGTGAAAGCAAGTAACGGTTTTTACTTGCAAGACCCCACTCCAGACAACGACAATCGCACTTCTGAAGGTATTTTCGTCTTCACATCATCAGCGCCAACCGTATCCGTCGGCGATTCGGTATTAGTCAGTGGAACAGTTACAGAGTTTCGTCCTGGCAACGATGCCAATAATTTAACTAAAACGCAAATTACCACTCCCACAATTGTTACCGTTTCTAGTGGCAATGATCTACCCACTGCTACAATCCTAGGTAATGGTGGCAGAACAATCCCGACAACGGTAATCGATAACGACACGATCGCTAATATTGAAACTGGAACAACCACCTTCGATCCTGCTCAGGATGGCATTGACTTTTATGAAAGCTTAGAAGGAATGCTGGTACAGGTTAATAACCCAATTACCACTTCACCCACTGCAAACTTTGGCACATCAGAGGAAATTTGGGTATTAGCAGACAATGGCGCAAATGCGACGGGTAGAACGGTTCGCGGTGGGAGCCTGATTAGTGCTTCAGACTTCAATCCTGAACGGATTCAGATAGATGATCTGAACAATTCCTTAGTGTTACCTGAAGTTAATGTTGGTACGCAACTTAGCACTATTGTTGGTGTCGTTGACTACAGCTTTAACAACTATGAAGTTTTAGTATCGGCTGCTCCCACAGTAGTACAGAACAGTAACATTCAAAAAGAAGTCACTAACCTAACTCCCAGCACCAACCAACTGACGATCGCTACTTACAACGTCGAAAATCTCGATCCAAGTGACGATCAAACCAAGTTTAACAACCTAGCTAATCGCATTGTTAATAATCTCAAATCACCAGATATCATTAGTCTCGAAGAAATTCAGGACAATAACGGTGCAACAAATGATAACGTCGTTGATGCCAGCACTACCTTCCAAAAGTTAATTGATACAATTACTGCTGCTGGTGGCCCCACGTATCAATATCGCCAAATTAACCCAGTAGACGATACGAACGGCGGTGAACCTGGTGGAAATATCCGGGTGGGTTTCTTATTTAATCCCAATCGTGTCAACTTTGTAGATCGCCCTGGCGGTACTTCCACCACCAACACCACAGTTACCAATGTTTCTGGTGTTCCTACAGTTTCTAATAGTCCTGGTTTAATCAACCCTACCAACTCCGCCTTTACCAGCAGTCGTAAGCCGTTAGTTGGTGAATTTACTTTCAACGGTGAAACTGTTTATGTAATTGGCAACCACTTTAATTCTAAAGGTGGCGACCAACCATTATTTGGGCCGAATCAACCACCAACTCTCAGTAGTGAAACCCAGCGCCAGCAACAAGCTACCCTGGTGAAAAACTTTGTCGAGTCTATTTTAGCGATCGCTCCCAATGCCAATGTCGTAGTGGCGGGTGACTTAAATGACTTTGAATTTTCCAACCCCGTCAGCACCCTAGAAAGCGCCGGGCTGACTTCCTTAATTGAAACTCTGCCGCAAAATGAGCGTTACACCTACAATTTTGAAGGTAACGCCCAAACCCTTGACCACGTTTTAGTTAGCAACAACTTGCTCAACAAGCTGGATGGTTATGATGTAGTTCACATCAACTCAGAGTTTGCCGATCAGGATAGCGATCATGACCCTAGCGTAGCTCGGTTTAATCTCCCTAAAAATAATGCTCCCACGGTAGTACAGCCGATTGACGACCAAATCATTTCTACTAATAAAGCTTTTTCTTTCAATATCAGTAACAAATTTGCTGATGTAGATCCAGGTGACACCCTGACTTACAGTGCTACAGGTTTACCCACTGGTTCTAGTATCATTGCCAACACAGGTGTGATATCCGGCACTATCTCCCAAATCGGCATTTTCGCAGTTACAGTTACCGCTGCTGATGCTAAAGGCGCTAATGTTAGCGATACCTTTGACTTGACTGTTGCCAATAACAAGGCGACATCTGGCAACGACATCATCTTTGTCAGCGAACTTACTGGTTTGAACAAATACATAGTCAATGCTCTTGCAGGGAGCGATCGCGTCATCGGCACTAATACCAGTGAATTAATCGACGGTGGAACAGGCAATGATTACCTGGATGGTAAGGGAGGCATAGATGTACTCCTTGGTGGTGATGGCAATGACACAATCTTAGGTGCACTTGGCAGTGACGGACTTTCTGGGGGCAATGGCAATGACCGCTTGATTGGTTGGGGCGGTGGCACAAACGAAATTGACCTCCTCAACGGTGAACAAGGTACGGATACTTACGTTTTAGGTGATGCCACTTCAGTTTTCTATACCAGTTCTCGCAACAATGATTATGCCGAGATTCTCAACTTTCAAGCAAACGATCTAATTCAGCTTCAGGGAGTTGCTAACAATTACTCACTAGGGTCAGTGAGATCGGCTGTAGGTATTTTCACCAACAATGGAACGGAATTGATTGCTGTTGTAGAAAACGGGTTAAACCGCAATACAAATTTGGCAACAGATACTCGTTTCGTCTTTATTTAA